A region of Euryarchaeota archaeon DNA encodes the following proteins:
- a CDS encoding phosphopantothenate/pantothenate synthetase: MTREKLVAAFREGIVVEEGLIAHGRGEAYDYLLGEASRDFALLAARSGAAALLSAKHPVISVNGNAAALVPDALGLLSKATGAPLEVNLFHRTEKRVAAIEEHLRGSSCDHLLSGPPDAMIPGIDHARAKCHRDGMFSADVVVVPLEDGDRCEALVRMGKTVIAIDLNPLSRTARAATITIVDNVTRAVPNMASAAFEMKSMSHDYLGRLSGSHDNAKTLAAAERYMRESASE; this comes from the coding sequence ATGACCCGCGAGAAGCTCGTGGCGGCCTTCCGCGAAGGGATAGTGGTCGAGGAGGGGCTCATCGCCCACGGTCGCGGCGAGGCATACGATTATCTTCTCGGCGAGGCGAGCCGCGACTTCGCCCTTCTCGCCGCGCGTAGCGGCGCGGCCGCGCTGCTTTCCGCAAAGCACCCTGTGATCTCCGTGAACGGCAACGCCGCAGCACTTGTGCCCGACGCTTTGGGCCTGCTCTCGAAGGCCACGGGCGCGCCGTTGGAGGTGAACCTTTTCCACCGGACGGAGAAGCGCGTCGCGGCCATCGAAGAGCATCTACGGGGATCGAGCTGCGACCATCTCCTGTCCGGTCCCCCGGACGCGATGATACCGGGCATCGACCATGCGAGGGCCAAGTGCCACAGGGACGGGATGTTCTCCGCCGATGTGGTAGTAGTGCCCCTTGAGGACGGGGACCGTTGCGAGGCGCTCGTGAGGATGGGAAAGACCGTGATCGCCATCGACCTAAACCCACTCTCGCGCACAGCCCGCGCCGCCACCATCACGATCGTCGACAACGTAACGCGAGCGGTGCCGAACATGGCCTCGGCGGCCTTCGAGATGAAATCAATGTCGCACGATTATCTTGGCCGACTCTCCGGTTCGCACGACAACGCAAAGACGCTCGCCGCTGCTGAAAGGTACATGAGGGAGAGCGCGTCGGAATAG
- a CDS encoding pyruvoyl-dependent arginine decarboxylase yields the protein MLIVPQRFFATSGKAISKVSDLNAFDEALMRARISEQNLVPVSSVLPIGIKKVGRTKLPMGAITHCVLAQQRGSEGETISAGVAYGFREDGQGGYVAESHGHMNKRALQEILRWKMEEIAKLRGIKLLRVRYVIEELSIPMDHYGTCLAALVFVK from the coding sequence ATCCTGATTGTTCCCCAACGATTCTTTGCGACTAGCGGGAAGGCCATCAGCAAGGTATCGGACCTCAACGCCTTCGACGAGGCGCTGATGCGCGCCCGCATCTCGGAACAGAACCTTGTGCCCGTGTCGAGCGTCCTTCCGATAGGCATCAAGAAGGTGGGTCGCACCAAGCTTCCCATGGGTGCCATCACCCATTGCGTCCTTGCGCAGCAGCGCGGAAGCGAAGGCGAGACCATCAGCGCGGGCGTCGCATATGGTTTTCGTGAGGACGGCCAAGGCGGCTACGTCGCCGAATCCCACGGCCACATGAACAAGCGAGCGCTGCAGGAGATCCTCCGGTGGAAGATGGAGGAGATCGCGAAACTCCGAGGCATCAAGCTCCTTCGCGTGCGCTACGTCATCGAGGAACTGAGCATCCCGATGGACCACTACGGCACATGCCTTGCGGCATTGGTGTTCGTTAAGTGA
- the asnS gene encoding asparagine--tRNA ligase, producing the protein MTARNWTKISHILKGEPGASVALRGWLYRIRSSGGIAFAVVRDETGIIQVAVKKGNVPEEDFQRAAKTSIEASVELVGDVHADPRAPGGKEIRAKEFKIIGGSTDFPIYEDQSTEHLMDKRHLWLRSRKLTQMMRVKAQMLHGFRDWFDENGFSETTPSVITTNACEGGSTLFKFDYFGQEAFLSQSSQMYLEALIFSLGNVWCLTPSFRAEKSRTTKHLTEFGHLEAEEPWVDYKGNMEIQEQLVSHVAQHVAKTCETELVELGREPAALKKVTAPFRRYTYDEAVEILQKRGFPDFEWGEDFGQPHERALVEGEEKPIFVTLWPSEIKAFYMAQEGNHARCADMIAPEGYGEIIGGSERGLDIDYMKKRLEAEGAKLEAYEWYFDLRRYGSVPHSGFGLGTERVLTWLTKAEHIRDATPFPRTINRAYP; encoded by the coding sequence ATGACCGCCCGCAATTGGACGAAGATCAGCCACATCCTCAAGGGAGAGCCGGGCGCAAGCGTAGCGCTACGAGGTTGGCTCTACCGCATCCGTTCGAGCGGTGGCATCGCGTTCGCGGTCGTTCGCGACGAGACCGGCATCATTCAAGTCGCCGTGAAGAAGGGAAACGTGCCGGAGGAGGACTTCCAACGCGCCGCGAAGACCAGCATCGAAGCGTCGGTGGAACTCGTCGGCGACGTCCACGCCGATCCCCGGGCCCCCGGGGGGAAGGAGATCCGCGCGAAAGAGTTCAAGATCATCGGCGGCTCCACGGATTTCCCCATCTACGAGGATCAATCGACAGAGCACCTCATGGACAAGCGCCACCTGTGGCTACGCTCTCGAAAACTCACCCAGATGATGCGCGTCAAGGCACAGATGCTCCATGGGTTCCGGGACTGGTTCGACGAGAACGGTTTCAGCGAGACGACGCCGTCGGTCATCACGACCAACGCGTGCGAGGGCGGCTCGACGCTTTTCAAGTTCGATTACTTCGGACAGGAGGCGTTCCTGTCCCAAAGCTCGCAGATGTACCTCGAAGCACTCATCTTCAGCCTCGGCAACGTCTGGTGCCTCACGCCGAGCTTCCGCGCCGAAAAGAGCCGCACGACAAAACACCTCACCGAATTCGGCCACCTTGAAGCGGAGGAGCCTTGGGTTGACTACAAAGGAAACATGGAGATCCAGGAGCAACTCGTGTCCCACGTGGCCCAACACGTCGCGAAGACTTGCGAGACGGAACTCGTGGAACTCGGCCGCGAACCCGCCGCGCTGAAGAAGGTGACCGCGCCTTTCAGACGCTACACTTACGACGAGGCCGTCGAAATCCTGCAGAAACGGGGTTTCCCGGACTTCGAGTGGGGCGAGGACTTCGGCCAACCCCACGAGAGAGCGCTCGTCGAGGGCGAGGAGAAGCCCATCTTCGTGACACTCTGGCCGAGCGAGATCAAGGCCTTCTACATGGCGCAGGAGGGAAACCATGCACGCTGCGCGGACATGATCGCCCCCGAGGGATACGGAGAAATCATAGGTGGAAGCGAACGCGGGCTCGACATCGATTACATGAAAAAAAGGCTCGAAGCGGAGGGCGCCAAGTTGGAGGCGTACGAGTGGTACTTCGACTTAAGGAGGTACGGCAGCGTGCCGCACTCAGGGTTCGGGCTCGGCACCGAGCGTGTTCTCACGTGGCTCACGAAGGCCGAGCATATCAGGGATGCGACGCCGTTTCCGCGCACCATTAATCGGGCGTACCCATAG
- a CDS encoding zinc ribbon domain-containing protein gives MSQDSPVVPSVPGQNLTRCPDCGKDVSKTAQSCPNCGRVLRTVEINFKVPKGFRWGAAVGGGLIVLVFASFHATYLSATWLPIVVAVPAGYWIGKSKFRAWPRMWLICTVLSFLVPLSATVFGARQVADASDESGGAALGVAAGAGLGIIFIGFIFFFVGIVFAIVTYFATKGAKEKEERCRAAGVDI, from the coding sequence ATGAGCCAGGACAGTCCAGTGGTTCCAAGCGTTCCCGGCCAGAATCTCACGCGCTGCCCCGACTGCGGGAAGGATGTAAGCAAAACGGCCCAAAGTTGTCCCAATTGCGGGCGCGTTTTGCGGACGGTGGAGATCAATTTCAAGGTTCCCAAGGGTTTCCGATGGGGGGCAGCGGTTGGCGGCGGCTTGATCGTGTTGGTCTTCGCCAGCTTCCACGCCACCTATCTCAGCGCCACCTGGCTCCCCATCGTGGTGGCGGTGCCGGCAGGCTACTGGATCGGGAAATCGAAATTCAGAGCGTGGCCCCGCATGTGGCTGATTTGCACGGTGCTTTCATTCCTCGTGCCGTTGAGCGCTACCGTTTTCGGGGCCCGACAGGTTGCTGATGCATCGGACGAGTCCGGGGGCGCAGCCTTGGGGGTGGCCGCGGGGGCCGGTCTTGGAATCATATTCATTGGTTTCATCTTCTTCTTCGTGGGGATCGTCTTCGCGATCGTGACCTACTTTGCGACCAAGGGAGCGAAGGAGAAGGAAGAAAGATGTCGTGCGGCTGGCGTCGACATCTGA
- a CDS encoding MFS transporter translates to MKVEERVLATTSLFHLVNDGGGAVVPALMPLIRLAFDLSYTEIGLLTAAGLVLTVGLQVYFGKLGDRRSARGPLAMGIILLGAGSLLVAISNTFWALFVALMIIRIGSSTYHPLGVAWLSRTYEGGGREKAIGINSSAGNVGHVFAITAAGIVGAVYGWNAPFILSGTMIISAGVLGLLLTAPVKETFPARTDPARRARDEARRFGSDLFLFAVGGAAFNVASNFGPLLFVDRYGVAPRDAALLLAAAVGTGVIGAYFYGEFSSRVGRRNGLIISYAGMSAAFTAMFLNTSAALLLPIMVFLGMFLFVTYPAVFSHVAETTAAADRGTAYGVVFALQLGGGALMASIAGAIADAYGIEWPFLVVAGLSLVSLAMFVASPRKGTGMAGGK, encoded by the coding sequence GTGAAAGTCGAGGAGCGGGTGCTCGCTACGACGAGTCTTTTCCACCTCGTCAACGACGGAGGCGGCGCGGTCGTGCCCGCCCTCATGCCGTTGATCCGCCTCGCCTTCGACCTCTCATACACCGAGATCGGTCTCTTGACCGCCGCCGGGCTCGTGCTCACGGTCGGCCTACAAGTGTACTTCGGCAAGCTCGGCGACCGTCGCTCGGCCCGCGGCCCCCTTGCCATGGGCATCATCCTCCTTGGGGCGGGAAGCCTCCTCGTCGCCATTTCCAACACGTTCTGGGCGCTTTTCGTTGCCCTCATGATCATCCGCATCGGATCATCGACTTACCACCCGTTGGGGGTCGCCTGGCTCTCGCGCACGTATGAAGGCGGGGGCCGCGAAAAGGCGATCGGGATAAACAGCAGCGCGGGAAACGTGGGCCACGTGTTCGCGATCACGGCGGCCGGGATCGTCGGCGCGGTCTACGGTTGGAACGCGCCTTTCATACTTTCGGGGACGATGATCATCTCGGCAGGTGTGTTGGGCCTCCTTCTCACGGCGCCGGTCAAGGAGACGTTTCCGGCTCGCACCGACCCGGCCCGGCGCGCACGCGACGAGGCGCGCCGCTTCGGGTCCGACCTCTTTCTCTTCGCAGTGGGGGGTGCCGCGTTCAACGTGGCCTCCAATTTCGGTCCGCTGCTCTTCGTCGACCGTTACGGCGTGGCTCCGAGGGACGCAGCGTTGCTCCTGGCGGCCGCCGTCGGTACGGGCGTCATCGGAGCGTACTTCTACGGTGAGTTCAGCAGCCGCGTCGGGCGCAGGAACGGCCTCATCATCTCGTACGCGGGGATGAGCGCGGCGTTCACGGCCATGTTCCTCAACACGTCCGCGGCGCTCCTCCTGCCGATCATGGTCTTTCTAGGCATGTTCCTCTTCGTGACCTACCCGGCCGTGTTCTCGCATGTCGCAGAGACCACGGCAGCCGCGGATCGTGGAACGGCGTATGGTGTCGTTTTCGCGCTGCAGCTTGGCGGCGGGGCCTTGATGGCGAGCATCGCGGGCGCAATAGCGGACGCTTACGGGATCGAGTGGCCCTTCCTGGTCGTGGCCGGGTTGTCACTCGTGTCGCTTGCGATGTTCGTGGCCTCGCCAAGGAAAGGAACAGGGATGGCGGGGGGGAAATAG